The nucleotide window GCTCGTCCAGGATGGCGAAGAGCCGGTCGAGCGCGCGGCCCACGGCGCGTTCGAGCAGTTCCTCCTTGCCGCGCACGTGGTGGTAGATCGACGACTTGGAGATCCCGGCGGCGCGCGACAGGTGCTCCATGGACGTGCCGTCGTATCCACGCTGGTTGAACACCTCGACGGCGACCGCCAGCAGGGTCTCGGGGGTGTACGTGTCGCGCTTGGCCATGGTCATGATTAGAACAGCTCTCCGCGGGCCGCCGTGACGTTTCCTCCCGGGTCGGCGGCCCCGGCCAGCGCCGGGCAGGGGGCGTAACGGCCGGTGGGGTACGCCGCGTGCAGGTTGCGCAGCACGGTGCGGACGTAGCCGGCGCCCAGCCGCCGTCCCCATTCGACCGGCCCCAGCGGGTAGTTGACGCCCAGTCGCATCGCGGTGTCCACGTCCGCCGCGCTCGCCACGCCCCGCCCGACCGCGTCGGCGGCGAAGTCCACCAGCATCGCCACGGTGCGGGCCACCACCATGCCGGGGACGTCGGCGACCACGGTGACCTCCTTGCCGAGCGCCTGGAAGAGCCCGACGGCCGCGCGTACCGCCGGTTCGGGCGCGGTGGCGGAGGGGGCCAGGGCGATCCGGGTGGCGGTGCGGTAGTCGAGGGCGAGGTCGAAGTGGATGACGGCGTTCCGCGTGCCGTCCGCCGCCGCGTCCGGGTCCGGGGTGGCCCGGGAGCCGTCGGTGAGGGCGAGCCGGGTGCCGTCGGGCAGGACGAGGTGGCCGCGGCCGGAACCGGAACCTCCGCCGGGCCGGGTGACGGTCACCCCGGCCGCCTCGATCAGCTCCGGCAGGACGGCCGCCGGGCCGAGGTCGCCGTGGACGGTGACGGAACGCGGCGCCTCGCACGGCGGCGCGGCCGGAACCGGCGCGGGCTCGGCCCCCTCCTCGTAGCGGTACCAGCCCCGCCCCGACTTGCGGCCGTGCAGCCCGGCCTCGACCAGCCGCCGCTGGGCCAGGGACGGGGTGAACTTCGGGTCGTGGAAGAACGCCTCCCACACCGAACGGGTGACCGCCTCGTTGACGTCCTGGCCGATCAGATCGGTGAGTTCGAACGGGCCCATCCGGAATCCGCCGCTGGCACGCAGCACCGCGTCGATCACGGCCGGCTCCGCGGCCCCCTCCTCGTACACCCGGAACGCCTCGGCGTAGAAGGGGCGGGCGACGCGGTTGACGACGAACCCGGGGGTGTCGGTGCACCGCACCGGGGTCTTGCCCCAGGCCGTGGCGAGAGCGTGGGCCTGGTCGGCGACGGCGGGGTCGGTGGCGTACCCGGAGACGATCTCGACCAGCGGCAGCAGCGGCGCGGGGTTGAAGAAGTGCATGCCGACGAAGCGGCCGGGCCGCCGCAGCGCGCCCGCGATCGCGGTGACGGAGAGGGAGGAGGTGTTGGTGGCCAGGACGCAGTCGTCGGCCACGATCTCCTCCAGCTCGGCGAAGAACCGCCGCTTGACCTCCAGCCGTTCGGCGATCGCCTCGATCACCAGGCCGGCTCCGGCCAGTTCGGCGAGGCCGGTGGCGGGAACGGTGGCGGCGCGCGCGGCGTCCCGGGCCCGCGGCGTCATCCGCCCCTTGGCCACCAGCCGGTCCAGCCGCGCCCCGATCGCCTCGGCCGCCTGCTCGGCCCGCCCGGCGACGGCGTCGTGCAGCACCACCCGGTGTCCGGCCACCAGCGCGACCTGGGCGATCCCCTGTCCCATGGTGCCGGTCCCGACGACGGCGACGGTACGGGGGTGGGGGGTGGCCGTTTCCGTGGCCGCTTCCGTGTCCGCCGGGGCGGGGGCGTCCGCGGACTCGTTCGCGGGCTCGTTCGCGGCCGGGAGGCCGGGGGTTCCGTTCGTCGGCGGGTGACCGCCGGTGCCGGTCCCGGTGGTCCGTGCGCTTGCTGCGTCCATCTCGCCCACTTCCCTTTCCTGTCGTGCCCTGGACCGGGCCGTCGCGCGGGGCTCGTCCC belongs to Streptantibioticus cattleyicolor NRRL 8057 = DSM 46488 and includes:
- a CDS encoding 3-hydroxyacyl-CoA dehydrogenase, translated to MDAASARTTGTGTGGHPPTNGTPGLPAANEPANESADAPAPADTEAATETATPHPRTVAVVGTGTMGQGIAQVALVAGHRVVLHDAVAGRAEQAAEAIGARLDRLVAKGRMTPRARDAARAATVPATGLAELAGAGLVIEAIAERLEVKRRFFAELEEIVADDCVLATNTSSLSVTAIAGALRRPGRFVGMHFFNPAPLLPLVEIVSGYATDPAVADQAHALATAWGKTPVRCTDTPGFVVNRVARPFYAEAFRVYEEGAAEPAVIDAVLRASGGFRMGPFELTDLIGQDVNEAVTRSVWEAFFHDPKFTPSLAQRRLVEAGLHGRKSGRGWYRYEEGAEPAPVPAAPPCEAPRSVTVHGDLGPAAVLPELIEAAGVTVTRPGGGSGSGRGHLVLPDGTRLALTDGSRATPDPDAAADGTRNAVIHFDLALDYRTATRIALAPSATAPEPAVRAAVGLFQALGKEVTVVADVPGMVVARTVAMLVDFAADAVGRGVASAADVDTAMRLGVNYPLGPVEWGRRLGAGYVRTVLRNLHAAYPTGRYAPCPALAGAADPGGNVTAARGELF